In the genome of Nocardioides seonyuensis, one region contains:
- a CDS encoding PucR family transcriptional regulator: MPNQRAVRHLADVLRAETDSLALRLVGESVERIPEYAALSSDGYDETFVTNVRKHLEVFHDLLVGGVLDEALTSFAYRSAAARARQGLPLAAILQSYQVVTRGIWHWLTTHDELRDDPEVVRLSWPLWLDYTDRATRASADAFTVVARERNQADVDARRTFIDMLLSGRVVGLEWMRWLSSFGYDRVEAGFCLVVVQWWDEGGYRVMDAVGRTARSVAERLRAATGVAPIDAVRDREVVLLVSADGIAPERIREEVERSLSARPVPGLEVSGAISRPATRPEALVDAYSHVRRAVAVTRGTGKVALVDQIGLFDHAVAALRSDVRSVTSPRVAGFVVDSVRDPRDSMLGTLRAWVESNMNVGACAAALHVHRNTVYYRLRQVEETTGLDPQSVSGLTDLMVALRLADELTGTTEQPRA, encoded by the coding sequence ATGCCCAACCAGCGCGCAGTGCGGCACTTGGCTGACGTCCTACGCGCCGAGACTGACTCGCTCGCCCTGCGTCTCGTCGGAGAGTCCGTGGAGCGCATTCCCGAGTACGCAGCGCTTTCGTCGGACGGCTACGACGAGACCTTCGTGACCAACGTGCGCAAGCACCTCGAGGTGTTCCACGACCTGCTGGTCGGCGGCGTCCTCGACGAGGCGCTCACGTCCTTCGCCTATCGCTCCGCGGCGGCGCGAGCGAGGCAGGGGCTGCCGCTGGCGGCCATTCTCCAGTCCTATCAAGTGGTGACCCGAGGTATCTGGCACTGGCTCACCACCCACGACGAGCTGAGGGACGACCCGGAGGTGGTCCGCCTCAGCTGGCCCCTGTGGCTGGACTACACCGACAGGGCGACGCGTGCGTCCGCCGACGCCTTCACCGTGGTCGCACGCGAGCGCAACCAGGCGGACGTCGACGCGCGTCGCACCTTCATCGACATGCTGCTGTCCGGAAGGGTGGTCGGCCTCGAGTGGATGCGCTGGCTCAGCTCGTTCGGCTACGACCGTGTCGAAGCGGGGTTTTGCCTCGTGGTCGTGCAGTGGTGGGACGAGGGCGGGTACCGCGTGATGGACGCGGTCGGCCGGACCGCCCGGTCTGTCGCAGAACGCCTCCGGGCAGCCACAGGGGTCGCGCCCATCGACGCCGTCAGGGACCGCGAGGTGGTGCTCCTGGTCTCCGCCGACGGCATCGCCCCCGAGCGCATTCGCGAGGAGGTGGAGCGCTCCTTGTCCGCACGTCCCGTGCCCGGCCTGGAGGTGAGCGGGGCGATCAGCCGGCCGGCCACCAGGCCGGAGGCGTTGGTCGACGCCTACAGCCACGTGCGCCGAGCGGTTGCGGTGACCAGGGGCACAGGAAAGGTCGCGCTCGTGGACCAGATCGGGTTGTTCGACCACGCGGTGGCGGCGCTCAGGTCTGATGTGCGCAGCGTGACGTCGCCACGCGTAGCGGGGTTCGTGGTCGACTCCGTGCGCGATCCCCGCGACTCCATGCTGGGGACGCTGCGGGCCTGGGTCGAGAGCAACATGAATGTCGGAGCGTGTGCTGCGGCCCTCCACGTGCACCGCAACACGGTCTACTACCGACTCCGGCAGGTCGAGGAGACCACGGGCCTGGACCCCCAGTCCGTGAGTGGTCTCACCGATCTCATGGTGGCCCTGCGGCTCGCTGACGAGCTCACCGGGACGACCGAGCAGCCGCGCGCCTAG
- a CDS encoding serine hydrolase domain-containing protein: MAAPRPAALTALLVSVALAAGCASSDTTPSQRPATLQSTGSAAAGQRIEPGPDGWTTAPPWTLGLRPGRLRGLAREAREMDSSCYAVVRDGKLARDWSWGTPRDTPREVFSITKSVASALVGIAVRDGDLRLGDKVSQYVPRWRGTPSEGVTVRNLLANDSGRYWTPASDYGDLVGAEDRTAYAVGLDQQHPPGTAWAYNNAAIQVLEPVLEEATGVPVADFARDRLFEPLGMSNSRLVTDTAGSTMVFFGLQSTCLDLARFGLLYLEDGTVDGTRLLSDSYVRRSVGRSSTVHNAAYGLLWWLNRPGPLRGATDEVDVRGQPVDPVTGQLAPAAPPSVYAALGLGGQTLLVDPTTETVVVRLGQPAQRGEPDYGFSDAANVVTTALR; encoded by the coding sequence ATGGCAGCCCCCCGACCAGCCGCACTGACCGCTCTGCTCGTGAGCGTGGCCCTGGCTGCCGGGTGCGCCTCGTCGGACACCACGCCCAGCCAGCGCCCCGCCACCCTGCAGTCCACCGGCTCAGCCGCGGCCGGTCAGCGCATCGAGCCAGGGCCGGACGGGTGGACCACCGCGCCACCGTGGACCCTCGGCCTGCGCCCCGGGCGGCTGCGAGGACTGGCTCGCGAGGCGCGAGAGATGGACTCCTCGTGCTACGCGGTGGTGCGCGACGGCAAGCTCGCGAGGGACTGGAGCTGGGGCACTCCGAGGGACACCCCGCGAGAGGTCTTCTCGATCACCAAGTCAGTCGCCAGCGCCCTGGTCGGGATCGCCGTGCGCGACGGCGACCTGCGTCTGGGCGACAAGGTCTCGCAGTACGTCCCCCGATGGAGGGGCACCCCGTCGGAGGGCGTCACCGTGCGCAACCTCCTCGCCAACGACAGTGGTCGTTACTGGACCCCCGCCTCCGACTACGGCGACCTGGTGGGCGCCGAGGACCGCACGGCCTACGCGGTCGGCCTGGACCAGCAACACCCGCCCGGGACCGCCTGGGCCTACAACAACGCGGCGATCCAGGTCCTCGAGCCGGTGCTGGAGGAGGCGACAGGGGTGCCGGTCGCCGACTTCGCCCGCGACCGGCTCTTCGAGCCACTCGGAATGTCCAACTCCCGCCTCGTCACCGACACCGCAGGCTCCACGATGGTCTTCTTCGGCCTGCAGAGCACGTGCCTGGACCTGGCCCGGTTCGGGCTGCTCTACCTCGAGGACGGCACGGTGGACGGCACCCGACTGCTGTCCGACTCCTACGTACGCCGCTCGGTCGGCCGCTCCTCCACCGTGCACAACGCCGCCTACGGCCTGCTCTGGTGGCTGAACCGACCAGGACCCCTTCGCGGCGCGACCGACGAGGTCGACGTCCGGGGCCAGCCCGTCGACCCGGTCACCGGACAGCTCGCGCCGGCGGCCCCGCCCTCCGTCTACGCCGCCCTCGGTCTGGGCGGCCAGACGCTGTTGGTCGACCCGACGACCGAGACGGTGGTCGTCCGACTGGGCCAGCCGGCCCAGCGGGGCGAGCCGGACTACGGGTTCTCCGACGCCGCGAACGTCGTGACCACGGCCCTGCGCTGA
- a CDS encoding ABC transporter ATP-binding protein, translating to MRTREADHPLRALWRRYDAYRGRFVAAVAMSTLNKVADVVPELLIGAAVDVVVRGDNSFVGEVLGVDSRFAQLGWLAVINVVVWVVESLSQYVADVLWRGLAQGVEHDLRVEAYDHVQHLDLGWHETRPAGSTLATLNDDVNQLERFLDVGAPAILQTTLNVLLVGGVFAAASGQLLVLAFLPIPLIVVGSLVFQRRLEPLYARVRTAVADLSGTLSANLSGIATIKAFTAEDRERDRVSAVSQAYREANTAAIRSSAAFVPLVRMAILGGFTCTLLLGGWATLRGELEVGLYSVLVFMTQRLLWPLTDVAEVLDLYQRGRASASRILGLLEIPVTVPAGTATLARPVRGRIELRDVRAGYGDGPDVLHGLDLVVPAGETHAIVGATGSGKSSLLRLVLRFDDPRSGQVLFDGEDVRSLDWDSLRGSMGYVAQDVFMFAGSIADNIAYGRPGATREQVRAAAEAAAALDFIEALPDGLDTWVGERGVTLSGGQRQRLALARALLRDPAVLVLDEATSAVDNETEAAIQRSLKQATARCSAIVVAHRLSTVRHAHRIWVLDAGRIVESGTHDELVARDGAYAALWRVQTGEPVGR from the coding sequence GTGAGGACGAGAGAAGCAGACCACCCGCTGCGCGCGCTGTGGAGGCGGTACGACGCCTACCGGGGCCGTTTCGTCGCAGCGGTGGCGATGTCCACGCTCAACAAGGTGGCCGACGTGGTGCCGGAGCTGCTCATCGGAGCGGCCGTGGACGTCGTCGTTCGGGGGGACAACTCGTTCGTCGGTGAGGTGCTGGGCGTCGACTCGCGCTTCGCGCAGCTCGGCTGGCTGGCCGTCATCAACGTCGTCGTGTGGGTGGTCGAGTCGCTCTCGCAGTACGTCGCCGATGTCCTGTGGCGCGGTCTCGCTCAGGGCGTCGAGCACGACCTTCGCGTCGAGGCATACGACCACGTCCAGCACCTCGACCTCGGATGGCACGAGACACGGCCTGCTGGATCCACGCTGGCGACCCTCAACGACGACGTCAACCAGCTCGAGCGCTTCCTCGACGTCGGGGCTCCGGCGATCCTGCAGACCACGCTCAACGTGCTCCTGGTCGGTGGCGTGTTCGCCGCCGCGTCCGGCCAGCTCCTCGTGCTGGCGTTCCTGCCGATCCCGCTGATCGTCGTGGGCTCGCTGGTCTTCCAGCGGCGGCTGGAGCCGCTCTACGCCAGGGTTCGCACCGCGGTGGCCGACCTGTCCGGAACCCTCAGCGCCAACCTCTCGGGGATCGCCACGATCAAGGCGTTCACCGCCGAGGACCGCGAGCGTGATCGGGTCAGCGCCGTGTCGCAGGCCTACCGCGAGGCCAACACGGCGGCGATCCGCTCGTCGGCGGCGTTCGTTCCCCTCGTGCGGATGGCGATCCTGGGGGGCTTCACCTGCACGCTGCTGCTCGGAGGCTGGGCGACGCTGCGCGGCGAGCTGGAGGTCGGCCTCTACTCGGTGCTCGTGTTCATGACCCAGCGGCTCCTGTGGCCGCTGACCGACGTCGCGGAGGTGCTCGATCTCTACCAGCGCGGTCGCGCCTCTGCGAGCCGCATCCTGGGGCTGCTGGAGATCCCGGTCACCGTCCCGGCCGGGACGGCCACGCTGGCGCGCCCGGTGCGCGGCCGGATCGAGCTGCGCGACGTCCGAGCGGGGTACGGCGACGGTCCCGACGTGCTGCACGGCCTCGACCTGGTCGTGCCCGCGGGGGAGACGCACGCGATCGTCGGAGCCACCGGCTCGGGCAAGTCGTCACTGCTGCGCCTGGTGCTGCGGTTCGACGACCCGCGCTCGGGACAGGTGCTGTTCGACGGCGAGGACGTGCGCAGCCTCGACTGGGACTCCCTGCGGGGGTCGATGGGCTACGTCGCCCAGGACGTCTTCATGTTCGCCGGCTCCATTGCTGACAACATCGCCTACGGCCGGCCAGGTGCGACCCGGGAGCAGGTCCGGGCGGCCGCCGAGGCAGCCGCGGCGCTCGACTTCATCGAGGCACTCCCCGACGGGCTCGACACGTGGGTGGGGGAGCGGGGGGTCACCCTGTCCGGCGGACAGCGTCAGCGGCTCGCGCTCGCCAGGGCGCTGCTCCGCGACCCGGCGGTGCTCGTCCTGGACGAGGCGACCTCCGCCGTGGACAACGAGACCGAGGCCGCGATCCAGCGTTCCCTGAAGCAGGCCACCGCGCGGTGCTCGGCGATCGTCGTGGCACACCGGCTCTCCACGGTCCGGCACGCGCACCGGATCTGGGTGCTGGACGCCGGCCGGATCGTCGAGAGCGGCACGCACGACGAGCTCGTCGCTCGTGACGGCGCCTACGCCGCGCTCTGGCGGGTGCAGACGGGGGAGCCTGTGGGCCGTTGA